From the Salarias fasciatus chromosome 16, fSalaFa1.1, whole genome shotgun sequence genome, one window contains:
- the LOC115402808 gene encoding oocyte zinc finger protein XlCOF6.1-like: protein MDISLPGSLFRNRNELPQYRDCMEEQRSKQGTHLAEQEEPKLPQIREEQEEEEEGLLQFAEEQEKPEPPQSEDQEEFGSSQDGEQLMQKFESDSFREPSVEEDLSYLSESVDNEQFFSRDSEFGDVNEYDDSESATNAELKTVNMFHNDAVEKFPVSEQQAGQDQMLCGETIRKKRKLSQIVGTVSGNKTAICVICGKSYTAQSSLLVHMRTHTGEKPYSCETCGKCFSQQSALLVHMRTHTGEKPYSCETCGKHFSAQSALLYHMRTHTGEKPYSCETCGKSFSQQGNLYHHMRTHTGEKPHSCETCGKRFSVRTDLTRHMRTHTGEKLYSCTTCSKSFSRQDNLLSHVRTHSVEKPYSCKTCSKSFSRQSHLFGHIKTHK from the exons atggacatttcacttccaggcagccttttccgCAACAGGAAcg AGCTCCCACAGTACCGTGACTGTATGGAGGAGCAGCGCTCTAAACAGGGAACACACTTGGCAGAGCAGGAAGAACCAAAACttccacagatcagagaggaacaggaggaggaagaagaaggactgctgcagtttgcagaGGAACAGGAgaaaccagaacctccacagagtGAAGACCAGGAGGAATTTGGTAGCAGCCAGGATGGAGAGCAGCTGATGCAgaagtttgaaagtgattcTTTCAGGGAACCTTCTGTTGAGGAGGATCTGAGTTACTTGAGTGAATCAGTAGACAATGAGCAGTTCTTCTCTCGTGACTCTGAATTCGGTGATGTGAATGAATACGATGACTCAGAATCAGCTACAaatgcagagctgaaaacagTCAATATGTTTCATAATGACGCTGTGGAAAAGTTTCCCGtttcagagcagcaggctggacAAGACCAGATGCTTTGTGGTGAAACTATCCGTAAAAAACGTAAATTGAGTCAGATCGTAGGAACTGTCTCTGGTAATAAGACGGCCATTTGTGTGATCTGTGGCAAAAGTTACACTGCACAGAGTAGtctgttggtccacatgagaacccacacaggtgagaagccgtattcttgtgaaacgtgtgggaaatgtttcagtcagcAGAGTGCTTTgctggtccacatgagaactcacaccggtgagaagccgtattcttgtgaaacttgtGGGAAACATTTCAGTGCACAGAGTGCTTTGTTGtaccacatgagaactcacacaggtgagaagccatattcttgtgaaacttgtgggaaaagtttcagccAGCAGGGCAATTTGTAtcaccacatgagaactcacaccggtgagaagccacattcttgtgaaaccTGTGGGAAAAGGTTCTCTGTACGCACTGATCTGAcacgccacatgagaactcacacaggcgaaAAGCTGTATTCTTGTACAACATGttccaaaagtttcagtcgacaggATAATTTGTTGAGCCACGTGAGAACTCACTCAgttgagaagccgtattcttgcaAAACATGCTCAAAAAGTTTTAGTCGACAGAGTCATTTGTTTGGCCACATTAAAACTCACAAGTGA